A part of Caldisericia bacterium genomic DNA contains:
- the tsaD gene encoding tRNA (adenosine(37)-N6)-threonylcarbamoyltransferase complex transferase subunit TsaD, with protein sequence MKVLGVETSCDDTSMAIVSDGKLISMVRATSEDFHKSYGGVVPEIAARKQLEIFPFVLEDLEKKSGISLDKIDGVSVTIGPGLVGSLLVGVEFAKTISYSLSIPLIGVNHLEGHIYSIFFDHNLEFPFLSLIISGGHTILLIVEENLKYKLLGETVDDSAGEVIDKIGRRLGFDYPAGKMLDELALKGDPNRFKFSIPKFKDKKKRYSFSFSGLKTEVLNIINKGDYKVEDLVSSMFYSIYESLMRNIKLAYDEFRINKVSVVGGVSASKFLRKYFNLNSNFEFYFPSFEFSTDNGGMIALVGEKYFLEGYFSDYNLDAIASLPINKNPYLKKK encoded by the coding sequence ATGAAAGTTTTAGGAGTTGAAACATCCTGTGATGATACATCAATGGCAATAGTTAGTGATGGAAAACTAATTTCCATGGTAAGAGCTACATCTGAGGATTTTCACAAAAGTTATGGGGGAGTAGTTCCAGAAATTGCTGCAAGAAAACAACTTGAAATTTTCCCATTTGTTTTAGAAGATCTTGAAAAGAAAAGTGGAATTTCTCTTGATAAAATTGATGGTGTTTCTGTAACCATAGGTCCAGGTCTTGTTGGTTCACTTCTTGTTGGTGTTGAATTTGCTAAAACCATTTCTTACTCTCTTTCAATACCATTAATCGGTGTTAACCACCTTGAAGGGCATATATATTCAATTTTTTTTGATCATAATTTAGAATTTCCATTTTTATCACTAATTATTTCAGGAGGACACACGATTTTATTAATTGTTGAAGAGAATCTTAAATATAAACTTCTCGGTGAAACAGTTGATGATTCAGCAGGTGAAGTTATTGATAAAATTGGAAGAAGATTAGGTTTTGATTATCCTGCTGGAAAGATGCTTGATGAACTTGCTCTTAAAGGAGATCCAAATAGATTTAAATTTTCAATTCCAAAATTCAAAGATAAGAAAAAAAGATATTCTTTTTCCTTTTCAGGTTTAAAAACAGAAGTGTTAAATATAATAAATAAAGGTGATTACAAAGTTGAAGATTTAGTTTCATCTATGTTTTATTCTATCTATGAATCTTTAATGAGAAATATAAAACTTGCTTATGATGAATTTAGAATAAATAAAGTTTCAGTTGTTGGAGGAGTTTCAGCAAGTAAATTTTTGAGAAAATATTTTAATTTAAACTCTAATTTTGAATTTTATTTTCCTTCATTTGAATTTTCAACTGATAATGGAGGAATGATTGCTCTTGTTGGGGAAAAATATTTTCTTGAGGGTTATTTTTCAGATTATAATCTTGATGCAATTGCATCTTTACCAATTAATAAAAATCCTTATCTAAAGAAAAAATAA
- a CDS encoding alanine racemase, with protein MKEIFLRVIIFKVMYPRLIINIKAIGENYLKIKKKCEELGVEVVPVTKVVRGDENIVRTLVSLGAKVIGDSRVKNIKNFSHIKVNTLLLRAPSFSEIEETSDLVDISLETELSTIEKLSLSLKKKGKKHGVIVMVEVGELREGVMPEEVIPFVKKLITFPNIEFLGLGTNTTCFSGIIPDEKNLKVLYDLKIKLEDEGIPVKIISGGGSNLLKMIWDKKLPNFINQVRVGEGIFCGVEAIKRERLPGLREDTFLLEAELIEVKRKPSKPWGERTKDAFGEEVEFKDEGEMIRGILSLGRQDVNLGGIKNDEDIKIVGASSDHMVINLNKRYFSKVGDVISFRLNYSGVLSAMTSPYIEKIYIEE; from the coding sequence TTGAAAGAAATCTTTTTAAGAGTTATAATTTTTAAAGTTATGTATCCAAGACTAATTATTAACATAAAAGCAATAGGTGAGAATTATTTAAAAATAAAGAAAAAATGTGAGGAGTTAGGAGTTGAAGTTGTTCCTGTAACAAAAGTTGTTAGAGGTGATGAAAACATAGTTAGAACTCTTGTTTCTCTTGGTGCTAAAGTTATAGGTGATTCAAGAGTTAAAAATATAAAAAATTTTTCTCATATTAAAGTAAATACACTTCTTTTAAGAGCACCTTCTTTTTCAGAGATAGAAGAAACATCTGATTTGGTTGATATCTCTTTAGAAACAGAACTTTCTACAATTGAAAAACTTTCACTCTCTTTAAAAAAGAAAGGTAAAAAACATGGAGTAATTGTTATGGTGGAAGTTGGAGAATTAAGAGAGGGAGTTATGCCAGAAGAAGTTATTCCTTTTGTGAAGAAGTTGATAACATTTCCAAATATTGAATTTCTTGGTCTTGGAACAAATACAACATGTTTTTCTGGAATCATTCCAGATGAAAAAAATTTAAAAGTTTTATATGATTTAAAGATAAAACTCGAAGATGAAGGGATTCCTGTAAAAATTATTTCAGGAGGTGGATCAAATTTACTAAAAATGATATGGGATAAAAAGTTACCTAATTTTATAAACCAAGTAAGAGTTGGAGAAGGCATATTTTGTGGAGTTGAAGCAATAAAAAGAGAGAGACTTCCTGGTTTAAGAGAAGATACATTTTTACTTGAAGCAGAGTTAATTGAAGTTAAAAGAAAACCATCAAAACCATGGGGAGAGAGAACAAAAGATGCTTTTGGAGAAGAAGTTGAATTTAAAGATGAAGGTGAAATGATAAGGGGGATTCTTTCTCTTGGAAGACAAGATGTAAATTTAGGTGGAATAAAAAACGACGAAGATATTAAAATAGTTGGTGCATCAAGTGATCATATGGTTATCAATTTAAATAAAAGATACTTTTCAAAAGTTGGAGATGTAATTTCGTTCAGGTTAAATTACTCAGGTGTTTTATCTGCAATGACTTCTCCTTATATAGAAAAAATTTACATTGAAGAATGA
- a CDS encoding branched-chain amino acid transaminase, with translation MPIKEAKFIWMNGEFVNWWDAKIHILSHVIHYGSGVFEGIRCYKTDKGPEIFRLKDHLIRLKNSAKIYRMEIPYSVEELREATKELIRKNDLESAYIRPIVYRGYGTIAPNPLNVPVEVSIIAFDLGRYLGDENIKKGLNVMVSSWRKFAPDTLPAMAKASGNYLNSQLALMEVVSYGFQEAILLDYFGYISEGSGENIFLVKNGILYTPPLSSSILEGITRDSIIKLARDLGIEVRVEFMPREALYIADEIFLVGTAAEVTPVISVDKIKVGKGEIGEITRLLQEKYSNIVEGKEEDKYGWLDYIDI, from the coding sequence ATGCCGATTAAGGAGGCTAAATTTATTTGGATGAATGGTGAATTTGTTAACTGGTGGGATGCAAAAATTCATATTCTATCACATGTAATTCATTATGGTTCTGGTGTTTTTGAAGGTATAAGGTGTTATAAAACAGACAAAGGTCCAGAGATTTTTAGATTAAAAGACCACCTTATTAGATTAAAAAATTCTGCAAAAATTTATAGAATGGAGATTCCTTATTCAGTTGAAGAATTAAGGGAAGCAACAAAAGAGTTGATAAGGAAAAATGATTTAGAATCTGCATATATAAGACCTATAGTTTATAGAGGATATGGAACTATTGCACCAAATCCACTAAATGTTCCAGTTGAAGTATCTATTATTGCTTTTGATCTTGGAAGATATCTTGGAGATGAAAATATAAAAAAAGGGTTGAATGTAATGGTTTCTTCATGGAGAAAATTTGCACCTGATACTTTACCTGCTATGGCAAAAGCAAGTGGTAATTATCTAAATTCTCAACTTGCTTTAATGGAAGTTGTAAGTTATGGATTTCAAGAGGCAATTCTTCTTGATTATTTTGGTTATATAAGTGAAGGAAGTGGAGAAAATATCTTTCTTGTAAAAAATGGTATACTTTATACGCCACCTCTATCTTCATCAATTTTGGAAGGAATAACAAGAGATTCAATTATTAAGTTGGCAAGAGATCTTGGAATTGAAGTTAGAGTTGAATTCATGCCAAGAGAAGCACTTTATATTGCTGATGAGATATTTTTAGTAGGAACTGCTGCTGAAGTAACACCAGTTATAAGTGTAGATAAGATTAAAGTTGGAAAAGGTGAGATTGGAGAAATAACAAGATTGCTTCAGGAAAAATATTCTAACATAGTTGAGGGCAAAGAAGAAGATAAATATGGATGGCTCGATTATATTGATATATGA
- a CDS encoding chromate transporter — MKYKLFFTFLKISTLTLGGGYAMVPIIEREIIKKNVIEKEEFLNLFSKAQSSPGPIAVNTAFMVGMKLGGVMLGLYYVLGVFIPPFFAILIVASLFKKYIDILYVQHFLEGIRVGISIILINFLLGIIKNFKIIEAIFLLFGFLLIFLFKLHSIYTLVLITFFYFVFTSKRNKK, encoded by the coding sequence ATGAAATATAAACTATTTTTCACATTTTTGAAAATAAGCACATTAACTTTGGGTGGTGGTTATGCAATGGTTCCAATAATTGAAAGAGAAATCATAAAGAAAAATGTAATTGAAAAAGAAGAATTTTTGAACCTTTTCTCAAAAGCACAAAGTTCACCTGGTCCTATTGCAGTAAACACTGCATTTATGGTTGGAATGAAACTTGGCGGAGTTATGCTTGGACTTTATTATGTTTTAGGAGTTTTTATTCCTCCATTTTTTGCTATTTTAATAGTAGCTTCACTTTTCAAAAAATATATTGATATTTTATATGTCCAACATTTTTTAGAGGGAATAAGAGTTGGAATTTCAATAATATTGATTAACTTTTTATTAGGGATAATAAAAAACTTTAAAATTATTGAAGCAATTTTTCTTTTATTTGGGTTTTTATTAATCTTTCTTTTTAAACTTCACTCAATTTATACACTCGTTTTAATAACCTTTTTTTATTTTGTTTTTACATCCAAAAGGAATAAAAAATGA